In a genomic window of Chryseobacterium sp. G0162:
- a CDS encoding nuclear transport factor 2 family protein gives MKKLIAVHTLILFLFGFTVVSAQSNKTFEKEKSEISTMLDAFNAAAAKADYTEYFNFFADESTFIGTDATEIWNKKEFMVWAKPHFDKKKTWNFTALKRNIHFNKDGKLAWFDELLDTQMKICRGSGVVEKINGQWKIKQYVLSMTVPNDVVDKVVADKTALEDVLIKELKTK, from the coding sequence ATGAAAAAATTAATAGCTGTTCATACACTCATCCTGTTTTTATTTGGGTTTACAGTAGTATCAGCACAATCAAACAAAACATTTGAAAAAGAAAAATCAGAGATCAGCACTATGCTTGATGCTTTCAATGCAGCTGCTGCAAAAGCTGATTATACGGAGTACTTTAATTTTTTTGCTGATGAATCCACCTTTATCGGAACAGATGCTACTGAAATCTGGAATAAAAAAGAATTTATGGTTTGGGCAAAACCTCATTTCGATAAAAAGAAAACCTGGAATTTTACAGCATTAAAAAGAAATATTCATTTCAATAAAGATGGAAAATTGGCGTGGTTTGATGAATTATTGGACACTCAAATGAAAATCTGCCGTGGTTCAGGTGTTGTAGAAAAAATCAACGGCCAATGGAAAATCAAACAATACGTCCTTTCTATGACAGTCCCTAATGATGTTGTAGATAAAGTAGTGGCTGATAAAACAGCCCTTGAAGACGTTTTGATTAAAGAATTAAAAACAAAATAA
- a CDS encoding glycoside hydrolase family 13 protein, which translates to MRRIYTIFALSAASVAFSQSKVLEKVEPAFWWKGMKNPELQILVYGKGIANNEISLSDGVKIKDIQKVENPNYVFITVNTNEINVPKFTINIEKNKKNIGSYTYELKQRNSGSADRESYTSRDVMYLIMPDRFANGDEKNDSVPELTEKADRSLPNGRHGGDLRGIINNLDYIQNLGATAVWLTPVNEDNEKVYSYHGYAQTDLYKIDARYGTNEDYKKLSQELNKRNMKLVMDYVTNHWGVSHWMIKDLPTKDWIHWFKEGDNGFKRSNYKISTQFDPNASEIDKKYALDGWFDKTMPDINQKNPLVLKYLTQNAIWWIEYAELGGFRVDTYPYNDKEAMAKWAKAITDEYPKFNIVGETWLGTAGQISAWQRNSKTGEAAGYNSNLPSVMDFTLFGDMPKAFKEEEGWDKGLIKLYDSFSSDFLYPDINNVMVFFENHDTERWNEIFNANPNAYKMGLTLISTVRGIPQIYYGSEVGMRGNKEKGGDADIRRDFPGGWKSDKQNAFNLATQTSGQKEFYQFTQKLLNWRKGKEVIHTGKTKNFVPKDNVFTYFRYNEKESVMVVINNNKKDQTLDLKYFEESLKGFSRGKDVISGKEFTLQNTLTIPAKTPLIIELEK; encoded by the coding sequence ATGAGAAGAATATATACAATTTTTGCCCTTTCCGCTGCTTCAGTAGCTTTTTCCCAATCAAAAGTATTGGAAAAAGTAGAACCGGCTTTCTGGTGGAAGGGAATGAAAAATCCTGAACTTCAAATCCTTGTTTACGGAAAAGGAATTGCCAATAATGAGATCTCTCTTTCAGATGGTGTAAAAATTAAAGACATTCAAAAAGTAGAAAATCCGAATTATGTTTTTATTACAGTCAATACCAATGAAATCAACGTTCCGAAGTTTACCATTAATATTGAAAAAAATAAAAAGAATATTGGATCTTATACCTATGAGCTGAAGCAGAGAAATTCTGGATCTGCAGATCGGGAATCCTATACCTCAAGAGATGTGATGTACCTGATTATGCCGGATCGTTTTGCGAATGGAGACGAAAAGAATGATTCTGTTCCGGAATTAACTGAAAAAGCAGATCGCAGCTTACCCAATGGAAGACATGGAGGAGATCTTCGGGGAATTATCAACAATCTTGACTACATCCAAAACCTTGGTGCAACGGCTGTTTGGTTAACACCTGTCAATGAAGATAATGAAAAAGTATACTCTTACCATGGATATGCTCAAACCGATCTTTATAAAATTGATGCCCGCTACGGAACCAATGAAGATTATAAAAAACTTTCCCAGGAATTAAACAAAAGAAATATGAAGCTGGTGATGGATTATGTTACCAATCACTGGGGTGTTTCACACTGGATGATAAAAGATCTTCCCACAAAAGACTGGATTCATTGGTTCAAAGAAGGAGATAATGGCTTCAAGAGATCTAATTATAAAATATCCACGCAATTTGATCCTAACGCTTCGGAAATCGATAAGAAATATGCACTGGATGGATGGTTTGATAAAACAATGCCTGATATCAACCAGAAAAATCCATTGGTTTTAAAATATTTAACCCAAAATGCTATTTGGTGGATTGAATACGCTGAATTAGGAGGTTTCCGGGTAGATACCTATCCTTACAATGACAAGGAAGCTATGGCAAAGTGGGCCAAAGCAATTACTGATGAATATCCGAAATTTAATATCGTAGGAGAAACCTGGCTGGGAACAGCAGGACAAATTTCAGCCTGGCAAAGAAATTCAAAAACAGGAGAAGCTGCCGGATACAATTCAAATCTGCCCTCTGTAATGGATTTTACTTTGTTTGGAGATATGCCGAAAGCTTTTAAAGAAGAAGAAGGGTGGGACAAAGGCTTGATAAAGCTTTATGATTCATTTAGCAGTGATTTCCTTTATCCGGATATCAATAATGTCATGGTCTTCTTTGAAAATCATGATACCGAAAGATGGAATGAGATCTTCAATGCAAATCCTAATGCCTACAAAATGGGATTGACTCTGATCTCAACGGTCCGTGGAATTCCACAGATCTATTACGGATCAGAAGTAGGAATGCGTGGAAATAAAGAAAAAGGAGGTGATGCTGATATCCGCAGAGATTTTCCGGGCGGCTGGAAATCTGATAAACAGAATGCTTTCAATCTTGCAACACAGACTTCTGGACAAAAAGAATTTTATCAGTTTACACAAAAACTACTGAACTGGAGAAAAGGGAAAGAAGTCATTCATACCGGAAAAACAAAAAACTTTGTTCCTAAAGATAATGTTTTCACTTATTTCAGATACAATGAGAAGGAAAGTGTAATGGTAGTCATCAACAATAATAAAAAAGATCAGACGTTAGACTTAAAATATTTTGAAGAATCATTAAAAGGATTTTCCAGAGGAAAAGACGTTATTTCAGGAAAGGAATTCACTTTACAGAATACTTTGACAATTCCTGCTAAAACACCACTAATCATTGAACTTGAAAAATAA
- a CDS encoding MFS transporter, which produces MAGKMKPELSLTQIINMSMGFLGIQMAFGLQNGNASRILANLGADVHELSWFWLVAPITGLIVQPIIGHMGDNTWSPLGRRKPYFLIGAVLCAIGLVLLPNAASVTQMFAANALLLAVIFLAMMDASVNVAMEPFRALVGDMLPKHQGTIGFSVQTILIGFGAVLGSYLPDWLTKLGVSNVAPKGFVADNVIYSFYVGAVLLIISILYTIITTKEYSPEEFAAFEDGKEIEHEKSKFSDIFKDFAGIPAQMKKLGIVQFFSWFALFTMWVFTTSALATHHLGLSPEDTHSKAFNDAGDLTGKLFGMYNLWAIPFAFLLTPIAKWIGKKQTHALALLCGGLGLISMYFIKDVDNLWISMIGLGFAWASILAMPYAMLIEVIPQRKMGVYMGIFNFFIVIPQIINGLFGGPIVSSIFGKQAMDYVVVGGVCMLIGAVVTMIFVKSEDETPKEIEEEIKQVHF; this is translated from the coding sequence ATGGCTGGAAAAATGAAACCGGAACTTTCACTTACTCAGATTATTAACATGAGTATGGGGTTCCTGGGAATCCAAATGGCATTCGGATTACAGAATGGAAATGCAAGCCGTATTCTTGCTAATTTAGGAGCGGATGTTCACGAATTATCCTGGTTCTGGCTGGTAGCTCCCATTACGGGACTCATTGTGCAGCCTATTATCGGACATATGGGAGATAATACCTGGAGTCCGTTGGGGAGAAGGAAACCTTATTTCCTGATTGGTGCTGTTTTATGCGCTATAGGATTGGTATTGCTTCCGAATGCTGCTTCTGTAACTCAAATGTTTGCCGCTAACGCCCTTTTATTAGCTGTAATTTTCCTGGCGATGATGGATGCTTCCGTAAATGTTGCCATGGAACCCTTCAGAGCTTTGGTGGGTGATATGCTTCCCAAACATCAGGGAACAATCGGGTTTTCGGTACAAACGATTCTGATTGGTTTTGGAGCTGTATTGGGGTCTTATTTACCGGATTGGCTGACTAAATTAGGAGTTTCTAACGTAGCACCTAAAGGTTTTGTTGCTGACAATGTAATTTATTCCTTTTATGTAGGAGCAGTATTACTGATTATTTCTATTCTGTATACCATTATTACAACTAAAGAATACTCTCCTGAAGAATTTGCTGCATTTGAAGATGGAAAAGAGATAGAGCATGAAAAATCTAAATTCTCAGATATCTTTAAAGATTTTGCAGGTATTCCTGCTCAAATGAAAAAACTGGGAATTGTTCAGTTCTTCTCATGGTTTGCATTATTTACGATGTGGGTATTTACCACTAGTGCTTTGGCCACCCATCATTTGGGACTCTCTCCTGAAGATACCCATTCAAAAGCATTCAATGACGCCGGAGATTTAACAGGTAAGCTGTTTGGAATGTACAACCTGTGGGCCATTCCTTTTGCATTTTTATTGACACCGATTGCTAAATGGATAGGTAAGAAGCAGACCCACGCTTTAGCTTTATTATGTGGAGGTTTAGGATTAATTTCTATGTATTTTATTAAAGATGTAGATAATCTATGGATTTCAATGATTGGATTAGGATTTGCCTGGGCCAGTATCCTGGCAATGCCTTATGCAATGTTGATTGAAGTGATTCCACAGAGAAAAATGGGCGTTTATATGGGAATATTCAATTTCTTTATTGTCATTCCGCAGATCATCAATGGTTTATTTGGAGGACCTATTGTAAGCAGTATTTTTGGCAAACAAGCCATGGATTATGTGGTTGTAGGTGGTGTCTGCATGCTGATTGGAGCTGTAGTAACGATGATCTTTGTTAAATCTGAGGATGAAACACCTAAAGAGATTGAAGAAGAGATCAAGCAGGTACATTTTTAG
- a CDS encoding SusF/SusE family outer membrane protein: MKHFFKIFTIAILGMLVASCKDEDQAILNETAQSKISSDKTTIVLDKTHLDDTAVNFTWAKSTFDLAVVSAPKIEIGLKGNNFKDGKSLDVVTSPYSMTNKQLNTLLLSLGATPNEVNQVEVRVKTVVGTASFYSNVITLAVTPYILGPIYNYTDLYLIGDATAAVWDNSATNAKLYPLQKTATAGVYSYTGYFAAGGFKLIQTPGSWDNQYGLGASAGALLAGGGSSNIPVATAGYYKLTVDVNASKYTLTSMGDPTIVYTTISMIGSASGDWSTDVDMEKSTFDPHIWVKKNVNLSSGEFKFRANHDWGTNWGVAKEFFGVADLGGGNIPVSEAFKYDVYFNDITAEFSVIPVY, from the coding sequence ATGAAACATTTTTTTAAAATATTCACAATAGCCATTCTTGGGATGTTGGTTGCTTCGTGTAAAGATGAAGACCAGGCAATACTTAATGAAACGGCTCAGAGCAAAATATCATCCGATAAGACGACTATAGTTTTAGATAAGACTCATTTAGATGATACAGCAGTTAATTTTACATGGGCAAAATCAACTTTCGATTTGGCTGTAGTTTCTGCTCCGAAAATAGAAATAGGGCTTAAAGGAAATAATTTTAAAGATGGTAAATCTTTAGATGTTGTAACGTCTCCTTATTCAATGACCAATAAACAATTGAATACCTTGTTATTGAGTTTAGGAGCTACTCCTAACGAAGTTAACCAGGTAGAAGTAAGGGTAAAAACAGTGGTAGGAACAGCATCATTTTATTCCAATGTAATTACATTAGCTGTAACACCTTATATCTTAGGACCTATATATAATTATACAGATCTTTATCTTATTGGTGATGCTACTGCTGCGGTTTGGGATAACTCAGCAACCAATGCAAAATTATATCCTTTACAAAAAACGGCTACTGCTGGAGTATACTCGTATACAGGATATTTTGCTGCAGGAGGGTTTAAGCTTATTCAAACTCCTGGATCTTGGGATAATCAATACGGATTAGGGGCTTCAGCTGGAGCTTTGCTTGCAGGCGGAGGTTCTTCAAATATTCCGGTAGCAACGGCAGGGTATTATAAACTGACTGTTGATGTCAATGCATCAAAATATACTTTAACATCTATGGGAGATCCTACAATAGTATATACTACTATTTCTATGATTGGATCTGCTTCAGGAGATTGGAGTACTGATGTAGATATGGAAAAATCAACTTTTGACCCTCATATCTGGGTGAAGAAAAATGTAAACCTAAGTTCAGGTGAATTTAAATTCAGAGCCAATCATGATTGGGGAACAAACTGGGGAGTAGCCAAAGAATTTTTTGGAGTAGCAGATCTTGGGGGAGGAAATATTCCTGTAAGTGAAGCATTCAAATACGATGTGTATTTCAATGATATTACAGCAGAATTCTCTGTAATCCCAGTATATTAA
- a CDS encoding glycoside hydrolase family 97 protein, translated as MKKITVGALLLSMMFTGVKAQSLKSPDGKFEMNFQLKDGVPFYNLKYNGAVVVEDSKLGLRLFKDTAIKFASEIAKPEDAKYDLNNGFAKVDEKRDSKNETWQPVLGEKKNYINHYNELAVTLNQSSTDRSIVVKFRLFNDGLGFRYEFPQQKNLNYFVIREEDSEIDFPTDMKAWWIVADYDSQEYQYQETKVSEIPAKWDKAYDANASQSLVKNAVQSPLMLKKEGKSPLYINVAEAAVLDYPASHLEVDAQNFKFKTHLTADRQGAKGYIQTPSVTPWRTIIVAPKAEEVMDSKMIFNLNEPTKYTDTSYIHPTKYMGVWWEMIIGKSQWAYSTAENVHLGKTDFTKLIPNGKHAANNTKVKEYIDFAAENGFQGLLIEGWNIGWEDWFGHSKEFVFDFITPYPDFDIKMLNDYAHSKGIKLIMHHETSGSATNYERWADKAFQTMNKYGYDAVKTGYVGDIIPRGEHHYSQWTINHYYRIAEKANDYKIMVNSHESVRPTGESRTYPNYISAEAARGTEYEAFGGNKPDHQTVLPFTRWMGGSMDYTPGIFQTKLDYYFPGDTRFVKTTLAKQLALYVTMYMPLQMAADLPENYKKHMDAFQFIKDVAADWDDTKILSAEPGDYVITARKAKGTENWFVGGITDENKREYTVDFSFLDKGKTYEATIYEDGKDADYIDNPQSYHIYNKTITSKSKINFKMARSGGFAITIKKK; from the coding sequence ATGAAGAAAATTACAGTTGGAGCACTCTTGCTCTCAATGATGTTTACAGGTGTGAAAGCACAATCTTTAAAATCGCCGGATGGTAAATTTGAAATGAACTTCCAGTTAAAAGATGGAGTTCCTTTCTACAATTTGAAATACAATGGTGCGGTGGTAGTTGAAGATTCAAAATTAGGATTGAGATTATTTAAAGACACAGCCATAAAGTTTGCTTCTGAAATTGCCAAACCAGAAGATGCAAAATACGATCTTAACAACGGTTTTGCCAAGGTAGATGAAAAAAGAGATTCCAAAAACGAGACTTGGCAGCCGGTTTTGGGAGAAAAGAAAAACTATATCAACCACTACAATGAATTGGCCGTTACGCTAAATCAATCTTCTACAGATAGAAGTATTGTAGTAAAGTTTAGATTGTTCAATGATGGTCTTGGATTCAGATATGAATTCCCTCAACAGAAAAATCTTAATTATTTCGTTATCAGAGAGGAAGATTCTGAAATCGATTTTCCAACCGATATGAAGGCTTGGTGGATCGTAGCAGATTATGATTCCCAGGAATATCAATATCAGGAAACAAAAGTTTCTGAAATTCCTGCAAAATGGGATAAAGCATATGATGCCAATGCTTCACAGAGTTTGGTGAAAAATGCAGTTCAGTCTCCATTAATGCTTAAAAAAGAAGGAAAATCACCTTTATACATCAACGTTGCAGAAGCAGCAGTATTGGATTATCCGGCTTCACACCTTGAAGTAGATGCTCAGAACTTTAAGTTCAAAACGCATTTAACGGCTGACAGACAAGGAGCGAAGGGATATATCCAGACGCCATCAGTAACGCCTTGGAGAACCATTATCGTAGCACCAAAAGCTGAAGAGGTAATGGATTCTAAAATGATCTTTAACCTTAACGAGCCTACAAAATATACGGATACGTCTTATATTCACCCTACAAAATATATGGGAGTTTGGTGGGAAATGATTATTGGAAAATCTCAATGGGCATATTCTACAGCCGAAAATGTTCATTTAGGTAAAACCGATTTTACGAAGTTAATTCCTAATGGGAAACATGCGGCTAATAATACAAAAGTTAAGGAATATATTGACTTCGCAGCTGAAAATGGATTTCAGGGATTATTGATCGAAGGCTGGAACATTGGCTGGGAAGACTGGTTCGGACACTCTAAAGAGTTTGTTTTCGATTTTATTACTCCTTATCCGGATTTTGATATCAAAATGCTGAACGATTACGCTCATTCAAAAGGAATTAAACTTATCATGCACCACGAAACTTCTGGTTCTGCCACGAACTATGAAAGATGGGCCGATAAAGCTTTCCAAACAATGAATAAATATGGTTATGATGCTGTAAAAACAGGATATGTAGGTGATATTATTCCAAGAGGAGAGCATCATTATTCTCAATGGACCATCAACCACTATTATAGAATTGCTGAAAAAGCGAACGACTATAAAATCATGGTAAACTCTCACGAGTCTGTTCGTCCTACAGGAGAAAGCCGTACCTATCCGAATTACATCTCAGCAGAGGCTGCACGTGGAACAGAGTATGAAGCATTCGGAGGAAATAAGCCGGATCATCAGACTGTACTTCCATTTACAAGATGGATGGGTGGTTCTATGGATTACACACCGGGAATTTTCCAAACTAAATTAGATTATTATTTTCCTGGAGATACACGTTTTGTGAAAACTACATTAGCAAAACAGCTTGCTCTATATGTAACGATGTATATGCCGCTTCAAATGGCTGCCGATCTTCCTGAAAACTATAAAAAGCATATGGATGCGTTCCAGTTTATCAAAGATGTGGCTGCTGATTGGGATGATACGAAGATTTTATCTGCAGAACCGGGAGATTATGTAATCACTGCAAGAAAAGCAAAAGGTACAGAAAACTGGTTTGTGGGAGGAATTACTGATGAAAACAAACGTGAATACACGGTAGATTTCTCATTCCTGGATAAAGGAAAAACTTATGAGGCTACCATCTATGAAGATGGTAAAGATGCTGATTATATCGATAATCCTCAAAGTTATCATATTTATAACAAAACAATCACGAGTAAGTCAAAAATTAATTTTAAAATGGCTAGAAGTGGCGGTTTTGCAATAACCATTAAAAAAAAGTAA
- a CDS encoding RagB/SusD family nutrient uptake outer membrane protein translates to MKLNKFKIILLSFALVSTTSCLNELNTEPEYLLTLEQLLESQPNAANGLLAKVYASLSMSSAKGPGEADITGDDKGETVFLRGIINLEDFTADGMKNRWGDNGLDQLTTTTKWTSDNKFFRYLFDRVYYTVPQANALIDAFGKANISNKEQYIGELRFIRAFAYFYMIDCFGKGVIVTEKDLANPTPKEQASRIELFKYVESELLAIEPTIASKTEYGHVNKATVQMLLSRLYLNAQVYTGTARWNDAATYAKKVIDEGGYTLDTNFVRMFSADNNTSPEIIFPLIADPIGTQSYGNSTYIINGSTGGSPSTLNPALLGIKGDGWGGHRASKAWYGLFGNSLTDYNGGSANAVTTTPDQRGKLFWQTGHEYEMTDYKTWTDGYPSTKFRNLRTSGPSETTDFSGADFPVFRLSEAYLTYAECAIRGASTANLGQALTYMNELRGKRTASTINAGNLTLDFILAERAREFNLEGQRRTDLIRFDKFTGGSYLWPWKGGVKDGTAISPNYNVFPIPNTALSSNPNLTQNPGY, encoded by the coding sequence ATGAAACTTAATAAATTTAAAATAATACTATTATCATTCGCTTTAGTTTCTACAACTTCATGTCTGAATGAATTGAATACAGAGCCTGAATACCTTTTAACTTTAGAACAACTTCTTGAATCTCAGCCTAACGCTGCCAATGGTCTTTTAGCAAAAGTGTATGCATCACTGTCTATGTCAAGTGCAAAAGGACCTGGTGAGGCAGATATTACAGGAGATGACAAAGGAGAAACTGTTTTTCTGAGAGGAATTATTAATCTTGAAGACTTTACAGCTGATGGAATGAAGAACAGATGGGGGGATAACGGGCTAGACCAGTTAACAACTACAACCAAATGGACTTCCGATAATAAGTTTTTCAGATATCTTTTTGATAGAGTTTATTATACTGTACCACAAGCAAATGCACTGATTGATGCTTTTGGGAAAGCTAATATTAGTAATAAAGAGCAATACATTGGTGAGCTGAGATTCATCAGAGCTTTTGCTTATTTTTATATGATTGATTGCTTTGGGAAAGGAGTAATTGTTACAGAAAAAGACCTTGCCAATCCAACACCTAAGGAACAGGCTTCAAGAATAGAATTATTCAAATATGTAGAAAGCGAATTGTTGGCCATAGAACCTACTATTGCCAGTAAAACTGAATATGGTCACGTAAACAAAGCCACAGTACAGATGTTATTATCCAGATTGTATCTTAACGCTCAGGTGTATACAGGTACGGCAAGATGGAATGATGCTGCTACTTACGCTAAGAAAGTAATTGACGAAGGAGGGTATACTTTAGATACTAATTTTGTAAGAATGTTCTCTGCAGACAATAATACTTCTCCTGAAATCATTTTCCCATTAATTGCTGACCCGATCGGGACACAAAGCTATGGTAACTCTACTTATATCATTAATGGAAGTACCGGAGGATCTCCTTCTACTTTGAATCCTGCTCTTCTTGGAATTAAAGGTGACGGATGGGGAGGTCACAGAGCTTCAAAAGCTTGGTATGGCCTTTTTGGAAACAGCCTTACTGATTACAATGGCGGTAGTGCTAATGCTGTAACTACTACTCCGGATCAAAGAGGAAAATTATTCTGGCAGACAGGCCATGAATATGAAATGACAGATTATAAAACATGGACAGATGGTTATCCTTCAACAAAGTTTAGAAATTTAAGAACATCAGGACCTTCAGAAACAACAGATTTTTCTGGAGCAGATTTTCCTGTATTCAGATTGTCAGAAGCATATCTTACGTATGCAGAATGTGCAATAAGAGGAGCTTCTACGGCAAACTTGGGGCAGGCTTTAACCTACATGAATGAATTGAGAGGAAAGAGAACAGCATCCACAATCAACGCAGGTAATCTTACTTTAGATTTCATTTTAGCGGAAAGAGCAAGAGAATTCAACTTAGAAGGGCAGAGAAGAACTGATTTAATTAGATTTGACAAGTTTACAGGAGGTTCATACCTATGGCCTTGGAAAGGAGGGGTGAAAGATGGAACTGCAATTTCACCTAATTATAATGTATTTCCTATTCCGAATACAGCCTTATCTTCTAACCCGAATTTAACACAAAATCCTGGGTATTAA
- a CDS encoding sterol desaturase family protein: protein MFDFSKMFESDGPDIVYPWAIPMFAGIIFIEMAYSHFNKEKLYETKDVATNVLLALLNYSLDIIMKGFSMLVMMFFYYHRIFDWEVGIWYWIAVFLAQDFAYYVHHYVDHHSRVFWAVHITHHNSDYFNITTGFRSPVFQPLYRYLFFSPLALVGFHPLHVMVAYSAIQIYGTFVHTQSIKSMGFLEHILVTPSHHRVHHACNIKYLDRNMGMGLIIWDKIFGTFEKEDPEVPVKYGIYPKMKSKDPATVLFYEWRRIGKDLRQPGLSFKDRLKYLFYSPGWRHDGTGKTVKQFQKEYKEKIRNKPQPAQAEQIEQVEQTEITEPEYTPN, encoded by the coding sequence ATGTTTGATTTTAGTAAAATGTTTGAAAGTGATGGACCGGACATTGTTTATCCCTGGGCCATCCCTATGTTTGCGGGCATTATTTTTATAGAGATGGCATACAGCCACTTCAATAAAGAAAAGCTTTATGAAACTAAAGATGTAGCGACCAATGTGCTTTTAGCGCTTTTAAATTACAGCTTGGATATCATTATGAAAGGGTTTTCCATGCTTGTTATGATGTTCTTTTACTATCATCGCATTTTTGATTGGGAAGTTGGAATATGGTACTGGATTGCAGTATTCCTGGCCCAGGATTTTGCCTATTACGTTCACCATTATGTAGATCATCATTCCCGTGTCTTCTGGGCGGTACATATTACCCATCATAATTCTGATTATTTTAATATTACCACAGGATTCAGAAGTCCTGTATTTCAGCCTTTGTACAGATATCTTTTCTTTTCTCCCCTAGCATTAGTAGGGTTCCATCCGCTACATGTTATGGTTGCTTATTCTGCTATTCAGATTTATGGAACTTTTGTGCATACGCAATCTATAAAAAGCATGGGCTTCCTGGAACATATTCTAGTAACACCTTCCCACCATCGTGTGCACCATGCGTGTAATATCAAATACCTGGACCGTAATATGGGAATGGGATTAATTATCTGGGACAAAATCTTCGGAACATTTGAAAAGGAAGACCCGGAAGTACCTGTAAAATATGGGATCTATCCTAAAATGAAGTCTAAAGATCCGGCCACCGTTCTTTTTTACGAATGGAGAAGAATTGGAAAGGATCTTAGACAGCCAGGGCTTTCTTTCAAAGATCGTCTGAAATACCTCTTCTATTCTCCGGGGTGGAGACATGACGGCACTGGCAAAACCGTAAAACAATTCCAGAAGGAATACAAAGAAAAAATCAGAAATAAACCACAACCTGCTCAGGCAGAACAGATAGAACAGGTAGAACAAACAGAAATTACTGAGCCTGAATACACTCCAAATTAA
- a CDS encoding radical SAM protein, with the protein MAENYFFSNKIRYDMITSFVLKVASRCNLNCSYCYMYNLGDKTYLKQPKFMSIDTIKAFATKLNEYCLENNLNTIQIVFHGGEPLLISKEFYRESIKIFKEILPDHYFDFVIQTNGVGLGDEWYQLFNELDIRVGISIDGPKEYHDKYRVFHNGKGSYEEVKEAIMLGQNYGLNGILSVINLKIPPQELYDEVKNLQVKGLNILLPDGHFDQLPEGMEKEFVNTKNYTPYADWLIELFKIWKNDNDRMSVRFFKTLIDLIVGEDEGDQILGKNINGVAVLETNGNLEVADFIRACYEGITRNDINIHTHAIGDVFKDRLFDVYMNAHAMVSQKCLNCSIYDFCGGGFLGNRYSNEKGFDNPTIYCHDMIKLITYIQNDIIDGIPAEAQKEMELSKVSYEDIVHELEFDNEEIMIESEVKEKLMHYRLA; encoded by the coding sequence ATGGCGGAGAACTATTTTTTTTCCAATAAGATAAGATATGATATGATTACATCTTTTGTATTAAAGGTTGCAAGTAGATGCAATCTCAACTGTTCGTATTGTTACATGTATAATTTGGGTGATAAAACTTATCTGAAGCAACCTAAATTCATGTCAATTGATACCATAAAAGCTTTCGCAACTAAACTTAATGAATATTGCCTGGAAAATAATTTGAATACTATACAAATTGTCTTTCATGGAGGAGAGCCTTTATTAATATCCAAAGAGTTTTATCGTGAATCTATCAAAATTTTTAAAGAAATACTTCCAGATCATTACTTTGACTTTGTGATCCAAACCAACGGTGTTGGGTTAGGTGATGAGTGGTATCAACTCTTTAATGAATTAGATATCAGAGTAGGAATAAGTATAGACGGGCCAAAAGAATACCATGATAAATACCGTGTTTTTCATAATGGAAAAGGTTCTTACGAAGAAGTAAAAGAAGCCATTATGCTGGGCCAAAATTATGGACTCAACGGAATATTGTCTGTAATTAATCTTAAAATACCCCCTCAGGAACTTTATGATGAAGTGAAAAACCTTCAAGTAAAAGGCCTTAATATTCTTCTACCAGATGGTCATTTTGATCAGCTTCCTGAAGGAATGGAAAAGGAGTTCGTTAATACCAAAAATTATACTCCCTATGCAGATTGGCTTATAGAGCTATTTAAGATTTGGAAGAACGATAATGATAGGATGAGTGTAAGGTTTTTTAAAACACTTATTGACCTGATTGTAGGCGAGGATGAAGGAGATCAGATTTTAGGTAAAAATATCAATGGTGTTGCCGTATTGGAAACCAATGGTAATTTAGAGGTTGCAGACTTTATACGAGCTTGTTATGAAGGAATAACCAGAAATGATATTAATATTCACACCCATGCTATTGGCGATGTTTTCAAAGATAGACTTTTTGATGTGTATATGAATGCTCATGCCATGGTATCACAGAAATGTCTTAACTGTTCTATTTATGATTTCTGTGGCGGTGGATTTTTAGGAAATCGTTATTCTAATGAAAAAGGTTTTGATAATCCTACCATTTATTGCCATGATATGATTAAACTTATTACCTATATTCAGAATGATATTATAGATGGAATTCCAGCAGAAGCGCAAAAAGAAATGGAATTGTCAAAAGTTTCGTATGAAGATATAGTACATGAGTTGGAATTTGACAATGAAGAAATTATGATTGAATCTGAGGTTAAAGAAAAATTAATGCATTATCGATTAGCATGA